A part of Rhodamnia argentea isolate NSW1041297 chromosome 8, ASM2092103v1, whole genome shotgun sequence genomic DNA contains:
- the LOC115741330 gene encoding ferredoxin-thioredoxin reductase catalytic chain, chloroplastic, producing the protein MQTYIQHTRSSSLNNQLLFSFPPPRPPPPPPLRLQKSVLAMTLQASSFAVGVPSLAPRRCRSGPGHVVRAKVEPTEKSVEIMRKFSEQYARRSGTYFCVDKGVTSVVIKGLADHKDALGAPLCPCRHYDDKAAEAAQGFWNCPCVPMRERKECHCMLFLTPDNDFAGQDQAISLEEIKETTASM; encoded by the exons ATGCAAACATATATACAGCACACGCGCTCTTCTTCTCTGAACAACCAGCTTCTGTTCTcatttcctcctcctcgtcctcctcctccacctccgctTCGGTTGCAGAAATCGGTGCTCGCCATGACTCTTCAAGCTTCTTCGTTCGCCGTCGGCGTGCCGTCCTTGGCCCCGCGTCGCTGCCGCTCCGGTCCCGGCCATGTCGTTCGAGCCAAAG tggAGCCAACAGAGAAGTCTGTTGAGATAATGAGAAAGTTCTCCGAGCAGTATGCTCGCCGATCAGGAACATATTTCTGCGTTGATAAGGGTGTGACTTCTGTTGTTATTAAG GGACTGGCTGACCATAAAGACGCATTAGGTGCACCGCTTTGCCCATGTAG GCATTATGATGACAAAGCTGCAGAGGCAGCGCAAGGTTTTTGGAATTGTCCTTGTGTTCCAATGAGGGAGAG GAAAGAGTGCCACTGCATGCTATTCCTCACTCCAGACAATGATTTTGCTGGCCAAGATCAG GCCATTTCGTTGGAAGAAATCAAGGAAACAACTGCAAGTATGTGA